The following proteins are encoded in a genomic region of Burkholderia gladioli:
- a CDS encoding ABC transporter ATP-binding protein: MDKLSVDDLHLSYGSNPILKGVSFELKAGEVVCLLGASGSGKTTLLRAVAGLEQPHAGRITLDARAFFDGARGLNLPVEERSLGLVFQSYALWPHRTVADNVGYGLKLRRVSAAETRQRVQAALDQLGLGHLAGRYPHQLSGGQQQRVAIARALVYNPPVILLDEPLSNLDAKLREEARAWLRELIVSLGLSALCVTHDQAEAMAMSDRILLLRNGRIEQEGTPAELYGAPRTLYTAEFMGSNNRLDARVEAVAGERVTLAGEGWQLQALAREALAPGQPAQAVIRLERVQVADAPGANRLPAELVTSMYLGDRWEYLFHCGALRLRAFGQVPRAAGPHWLEFPANDCWAFASAG; this comes from the coding sequence ATGGATAAGCTCAGCGTCGACGATCTCCATCTCAGCTACGGCAGCAACCCGATCCTCAAGGGCGTGTCGTTCGAACTGAAGGCCGGCGAGGTGGTCTGCCTGCTCGGCGCCTCGGGCAGCGGCAAGACCACCTTGCTGCGCGCGGTGGCGGGCCTCGAACAGCCGCATGCCGGCCGCATCACGCTCGATGCGCGCGCCTTCTTCGACGGCGCGCGCGGCCTGAACCTGCCGGTCGAGGAGCGCTCGCTCGGGCTGGTGTTCCAGTCCTACGCGCTGTGGCCGCATCGCACCGTGGCCGACAACGTCGGCTACGGCCTCAAGCTGCGCCGCGTGTCGGCCGCCGAGACGCGCCAGCGCGTGCAGGCCGCGCTCGACCAGCTCGGCCTCGGCCATCTCGCCGGCCGCTATCCGCACCAGCTTTCCGGCGGCCAGCAGCAGCGCGTGGCGATCGCGCGCGCGCTGGTCTACAACCCGCCCGTGATCCTGCTCGACGAGCCGCTCTCGAACCTCGACGCGAAGCTGCGCGAGGAGGCGCGCGCCTGGCTGCGCGAGCTGATCGTCTCGCTGGGGCTGTCGGCGCTGTGCGTCACGCACGACCAGGCCGAGGCGATGGCGATGTCGGACCGCATCCTGCTGCTGCGCAACGGGCGCATCGAGCAGGAAGGCACGCCGGCCGAACTCTATGGCGCGCCGCGCACGCTCTACACGGCCGAGTTCATGGGCAGCAACAACCGGCTGGACGCGCGTGTCGAGGCGGTGGCCGGCGAGCGCGTCACGCTGGCCGGCGAAGGCTGGCAGTTGCAGGCGCTGGCGCGCGAGGCGCTCGCGCCGGGCCAGCCGGCGCAGGCGGTGATCCGCCTCGAACGCGTGCAGGTGGCCGACGCGCCCGGCGCGAACCGCCTGCCGGCCGAGCTCGTCACCTCGATGTATCTCGGCGATCGCTGGGAGTACCTGTTCCATTGTGGCGCGCTGCGGCTGCGCGCGTTCGGCCAGGTGCCGCGCGCGGCCGGCCCGCACTGGCTGGAGTTCCCGGCCAACGACTGCTGGGCCTTCGCCTCGGCGGGCTGA
- a CDS encoding MFS transporter codes for MPLAVHPFIAPLIVACALFMETVDANIIVTALPAMARAFGHNPVTLNIAITAYVVGLGVFIPICGWLADRYGARTVFRTAIGIFVVGSLMCAASTNLELFTFARFVQGVGGAMMVPVGRIIIFRAVPRADLIRAMNYLSLPALFGPAAGPLLGGFLTTYLHWRLIFFINVPIGIYGIYLANKYIANTHEANPGPLDWFGFLLSAAGASLLLMGLTMLDGALISPRDAVLMCVAGALLLGGYVLYARRATMPVLELRFLKIPTFNASVMGGSLFRIGLGAVPFLLPLTLQEGLGMSAFDSGLITCASAVGGTLSRLLSQRLLRRFGFRRVLMVNAALAGLAIAMYGTFYPGMPVWVIWVIVLVGGIFPALQFTSLNSVIYAEIQPRDIGRATSLGSVVQQMSLGLGVTVAGIVLHLSAALRGHPSVQWSDFWPAFLVVGLCSFASIPITRRLAPNAGDEIARGKRG; via the coding sequence ATGCCGCTCGCAGTCCATCCGTTCATCGCACCGCTGATCGTCGCCTGCGCGTTGTTCATGGAGACGGTGGACGCCAACATCATCGTCACCGCGCTGCCCGCGATGGCACGCGCCTTCGGCCACAACCCCGTCACTCTCAATATCGCGATCACCGCCTACGTGGTCGGGCTCGGCGTGTTCATCCCGATCTGCGGATGGCTGGCCGACCGCTACGGCGCGCGCACGGTGTTCCGCACCGCGATCGGCATCTTCGTGGTGGGCTCGCTGATGTGCGCGGCCTCCACCAATCTCGAGCTGTTCACCTTCGCGCGCTTCGTGCAGGGCGTGGGCGGCGCGATGATGGTGCCGGTCGGGCGCATCATCATCTTTCGCGCGGTGCCGCGCGCGGACCTGATCCGCGCCATGAACTACCTGAGCCTGCCCGCCTTGTTCGGCCCGGCCGCGGGGCCGCTGCTGGGCGGCTTCCTCACCACCTACCTGCACTGGCGCCTGATCTTCTTCATCAACGTGCCGATCGGCATCTACGGCATCTACCTCGCCAACAAGTACATCGCCAACACGCACGAGGCGAACCCGGGCCCGCTCGACTGGTTCGGATTCCTGCTTTCCGCGGCCGGCGCCTCCTTGCTGCTGATGGGCCTGACCATGCTCGACGGCGCGCTGATCAGCCCGCGCGACGCGGTGCTGATGTGCGTGGCCGGCGCGCTGCTGCTGGGCGGCTACGTGCTGTACGCGCGGCGCGCGACAATGCCGGTGCTCGAGCTGCGCTTCCTGAAGATCCCCACCTTCAACGCCAGCGTGATGGGCGGTTCGCTGTTCCGTATCGGGCTCGGCGCGGTGCCGTTCCTGTTACCGCTCACGCTGCAGGAAGGACTCGGCATGAGCGCCTTCGATTCGGGGCTGATCACCTGCGCCTCGGCGGTCGGCGGCACGCTCTCGCGGCTGCTCTCGCAACGCCTGCTGCGCCGGTTCGGGTTCCGCCGGGTGCTGATGGTCAATGCCGCGCTGGCGGGCCTCGCGATCGCGATGTACGGCACCTTCTACCCGGGCATGCCGGTGTGGGTGATCTGGGTGATCGTGCTGGTCGGCGGGATCTTCCCCGCGCTGCAGTTCACCAGCCTCAACTCGGTGATCTACGCCGAGATCCAGCCGCGCGACATCGGCCGCGCCACCAGCCTCGGCAGTGTGGTGCAGCAGATGTCGCTGGGCCTGGGCGTGACGGTGGCCGGCATCGTGCTGCACCTGTCGGCCGCGCTGCGCGGCCACCCTTCGGTGCAGTGGTCGGATTTCTGGCCGGCCTTCCTGGTGGTGGGGCTCTGCTCGTTCGCCTCGATCCCGATCACGCGGCGCCTCGCGCCGAACGCCGGCGACGAGATCGCGCGCGGCAAGCGCGGCTGA
- a CDS encoding SfnB family sulfur acquisition oxidoreductase, with translation MSTLDATTPTSANAPAAPAAARAHVIASDQEALAVARELAARLAAGAIERDRERRLPREEIEWFSQSGLWAITVPKAHGGAGVSFVTLTEVVKLISAADPSLGQLPQNHYGLVDVIALTGSEAQQRAFFAEVLAGRRFGNGFSERGTKHVLDLKTRIVREGETWRVNGTKFYSTGALFAHYVPVLGLDEERQAWLAYIPRDTPGLTVIDDWSGFGQRTTASGTVRLEDVRVPASHVFPAQRVSDQPTLNGPISQIIQAAIDAGIARAALDDTLRFVRERSRAWIDSGVERAADDPLTLRETGNLVIRLHAAEALLERAARTLDEIATRGEVSEDDVARASVAVGEAKVLTTEAALLAGEKLLELAGTQATLAEHGLDRHWRNARTHTLHDPVRWKYHLVGNYYLNGVKPARHAWN, from the coding sequence ATGTCCACCCTCGACGCCACCACCCCGACCTCCGCCAACGCGCCGGCGGCACCCGCCGCCGCGCGCGCCCACGTGATCGCCTCCGACCAGGAGGCGCTGGCGGTGGCGCGCGAGTTGGCCGCGCGGCTGGCGGCCGGCGCGATCGAGCGCGACCGCGAGCGGCGCCTGCCGCGCGAGGAGATCGAGTGGTTCTCGCAATCGGGGCTGTGGGCGATCACGGTGCCGAAGGCGCATGGCGGCGCGGGCGTGTCCTTCGTGACGCTGACCGAGGTGGTCAAGCTGATCTCGGCAGCCGATCCCTCGCTCGGCCAGTTGCCGCAGAACCATTACGGCCTGGTCGACGTGATCGCGCTGACCGGCAGCGAGGCGCAGCAGCGCGCCTTCTTCGCCGAGGTGCTGGCCGGCCGCCGCTTCGGCAACGGCTTCTCGGAGCGCGGCACGAAGCACGTGCTCGATCTGAAGACCCGCATCGTGCGCGAGGGCGAGACCTGGCGCGTGAACGGCACCAAGTTCTACTCGACCGGCGCGCTGTTCGCCCACTACGTGCCGGTGCTCGGCCTCGACGAGGAACGGCAGGCCTGGCTCGCCTACATTCCGCGCGATACGCCGGGCCTCACGGTGATCGACGACTGGTCCGGCTTCGGCCAGCGCACCACGGCCAGCGGCACGGTCAGGCTAGAGGACGTGCGGGTGCCGGCCTCGCACGTATTTCCCGCGCAGCGCGTGTCGGACCAGCCGACCCTGAACGGGCCGATCTCGCAGATCATCCAGGCCGCGATCGACGCGGGCATCGCGCGCGCGGCGCTCGACGACACGCTGCGCTTCGTGCGCGAGCGCTCGCGCGCCTGGATCGACAGCGGCGTGGAGCGCGCCGCCGACGATCCGCTGACGCTGCGCGAGACCGGCAACCTGGTGATCCGCCTGCACGCGGCCGAGGCGCTGCTGGAGCGCGCGGCGCGCACGCTCGACGAGATCGCCACGCGCGGCGAGGTGAGCGAGGACGACGTGGCGCGCGCCTCGGTGGCGGTGGGCGAGGCCAAGGTGCTGACCACCGAGGCGGCCCTGCTGGCCGGCGAGAAGCTGCTGGAGCTGGCCGGCACCCAGGCGACGCTGGCCGAGCACGGCCTGGACCGTCACTGGCGCAATGCGCGCACGCATACGCTGCACGATCCGGTGCGCTGGAAGTATCACCTGGTCGGCAACTACTACCTGAACGGCGTGAAGCCGGCGCGTCACGCCTGGAATTGA
- a CDS encoding TetR/AcrR family transcriptional regulator: protein MTKSPARNHVTPRKAPVQRRSAATVEALVEAAARILEREGLDAYTTNAVAARAGVSIGSLYQYFPNRDALTAALIERETGALLADFDRAVELPDCASILAAMVRAAVAHQLRRPALARLIDVEERRLPVEGRVGYVAARGLEAIAIAFGKPGAPPLAAPEVAARDVLAMVRGITDMAGEAGETDAAALERRALRAVFGYLRAEPGRTGL, encoded by the coding sequence ATGACGAAATCCCCCGCCAGGAACCACGTGACGCCGCGCAAGGCGCCGGTCCAGCGCCGTTCGGCGGCCACCGTCGAGGCGCTGGTCGAGGCCGCCGCGCGCATCCTGGAGCGCGAGGGGCTCGATGCCTACACCACCAATGCGGTGGCCGCGCGCGCCGGCGTCAGCATCGGCTCGCTCTACCAGTACTTCCCGAATCGCGATGCCCTGACGGCCGCGCTGATCGAGCGCGAGACCGGCGCGCTGCTCGCCGATTTCGATCGCGCGGTCGAGCTGCCCGATTGCGCCTCGATCCTCGCGGCGATGGTGCGGGCGGCCGTCGCGCACCAGTTGCGCCGTCCCGCGCTGGCCCGGCTGATCGACGTGGAGGAGCGGCGGCTGCCGGTGGAGGGCCGCGTGGGCTACGTGGCCGCGCGCGGGCTGGAAGCGATCGCGATCGCGTTCGGCAAGCCCGGTGCGCCGCCGCTCGCGGCGCCCGAGGTCGCGGCACGCGATGTGCTCGCGATGGTGCGGGGCATCACTGACATGGCGGGCGAGGCCGGTGAGACCGATGCCGCCGCGCTGGAGCGGCGCGCGCTGCGGGCGGTGTTCGGTTATCTGCGTGCGGAGCCCGGGCGGACGGGCTTGTGA
- a CDS encoding winged helix-turn-helix domain-containing protein yields MDCKYLYIDNIKINFIRRSIEIEGQQVDMTPREFDVVEFLLDNMNKIVPRQAIQEAIWGRELGVSSRTLDTHISRIRSKLKLDNDKNMRIIPIYSIGYRLVLFGAAMTHVEPHDEPTLRRSPQPGAPLTHAFA; encoded by the coding sequence ATGGATTGCAAGTATCTGTACATCGACAACATAAAAATCAATTTCATCCGCCGCTCGATCGAGATCGAGGGCCAGCAGGTCGACATGACGCCGCGCGAATTCGACGTGGTCGAATTCCTGCTCGACAACATGAACAAGATCGTGCCGCGCCAGGCTATCCAGGAAGCCATCTGGGGCCGCGAACTCGGCGTCTCGTCGCGCACGCTCGACACCCATATTTCCCGCATCCGTTCGAAGCTCAAGCTCGACAACGACAAGAACATGCGGATCATCCCGATCTACTCGATCGGCTATCGGCTGGTGCTGTTCGGCGCGGCGATGACGCATGTCGAGCCGCACGACGAACCGACGCTGCGCCGCAGCCCGCAACCGGGCGCGCCGCTCACGCACGCCTTCGCCTGA
- the hpaR gene encoding homoprotocatechuate degradation operon regulator HpaR encodes MNRTIDHRNLTMLLLEARETLIGRFRPILKEVSLTEQQWRIIRLLDGEPKGELEAGQIAKRCCILSPSLTGVLERLERDGMITRMRSTEDQRRLLVALTERSRQLVRRIGPRIDDQYRQLEQQLGSDTLRDVYSALDRLLEVASPN; translated from the coding sequence ATGAATCGCACGATTGACCATCGCAATCTGACGATGCTGCTGCTCGAGGCTCGTGAGACGCTGATCGGACGCTTCCGCCCGATCCTCAAGGAAGTCTCCCTGACCGAGCAGCAGTGGCGGATCATCCGCCTGCTCGATGGCGAGCCGAAGGGCGAGCTGGAAGCCGGGCAGATCGCGAAACGCTGCTGCATCCTGAGCCCGAGCCTCACCGGCGTGCTCGAGCGGCTCGAACGCGACGGCATGATCACGCGCATGCGCTCCACCGAGGACCAGCGCCGCCTGCTGGTCGCGCTGACCGAGCGCAGCCGCCAACTGGTGCGCCGGATCGGGCCGCGCATCGACGACCAGTACCGTCAGCTCGAACAGCAACTGGGCTCGGATACGCTGCGCGACGTCTACTCCGCGCTCGACCGCCTGCTCGAAGTCGCCTCGCCCAACTGA
- a CDS encoding porin, translating into MNPLFRPRHRRAPAPLAAAIAAALTLAPCAAQAASSVTLYGIMDAGLEYTSHAAPRGGDSFKLRSGTKNTSRWGLRGVEDLGGGLQAVFRLESGIDIANGTLDDGADSIFGRRAVVGLKGKWGELTLGRNFTVTYDYVLPFDPMGYAQNYSWATSSTASGNRKDGLFTRASNAVRYDGEFGDFRFGAMVGLGNTPGSVKTSSKYGVAGGYEHGPFAAVLTFDRQNGANDSVLPADPVNYAQQIHAALSYDFGKLKTMAGYRNYRRSLHAGDVTQLSDTYWLGGSYQFTPTFTLIAAVYHQDLKGGTDADPTLVSLRANYALSKRTVLFASGGFAFARHGQNTSVSRDLVGYASNQVGATLGIQQRF; encoded by the coding sequence ATGAACCCGCTTTTCCGCCCGCGCCATCGCCGCGCGCCCGCGCCGCTGGCCGCCGCCATCGCCGCCGCGCTCACGCTGGCCCCCTGCGCCGCGCAGGCCGCCTCCTCGGTCACCCTCTACGGGATCATGGACGCCGGCCTCGAATACACCAGCCATGCCGCGCCCCGGGGCGGCGACAGCTTCAAGCTGCGCTCGGGCACCAAGAACACCTCGCGCTGGGGCCTGCGCGGCGTCGAGGACCTGGGCGGCGGCCTGCAGGCGGTGTTCCGGCTCGAGAGCGGCATCGACATCGCCAACGGCACGCTCGACGACGGCGCCGATTCGATCTTCGGCCGCCGCGCCGTGGTCGGCCTCAAGGGCAAGTGGGGCGAGCTCACGCTCGGGCGCAACTTCACGGTCACCTACGACTACGTGCTGCCCTTCGACCCGATGGGCTACGCGCAGAACTACTCCTGGGCAACCAGCTCGACGGCCAGCGGCAACCGCAAGGACGGCCTGTTCACGCGCGCCTCGAACGCGGTGCGCTACGACGGCGAGTTCGGCGACTTCCGCTTCGGCGCGATGGTCGGCCTCGGCAACACGCCGGGCAGCGTCAAGACCAGCTCGAAATACGGCGTGGCCGGCGGCTACGAGCATGGCCCGTTCGCCGCGGTACTGACCTTCGACCGCCAGAACGGCGCCAACGACAGCGTGCTGCCGGCCGACCCGGTCAACTACGCGCAGCAGATCCACGCGGCGCTCAGCTACGACTTCGGCAAGCTCAAGACCATGGCCGGGTATCGCAACTACCGCCGCAGCCTGCATGCCGGCGACGTCACGCAACTGAGCGACACCTACTGGCTGGGCGGCTCCTACCAGTTCACGCCGACCTTCACGCTGATCGCGGCCGTCTACCACCAGGACCTCAAGGGCGGCACCGACGCCGACCCGACCCTGGTCTCGCTGCGCGCGAACTACGCGCTGTCCAAGCGCACCGTGCTGTTCGCCTCGGGCGGCTTCGCCTTCGCGCGGCACGGCCAGAACACCAGCGTGTCGCGCGACCTGGTCGGCTACGCGAGCAACCAGGTAGGCGCCACGCTCGGCATCCAGCAGCGCTTCTGA
- the treA gene encoding alpha,alpha-trehalase TreA: MAVIPARHESNPSPEAAFDRTAKHFAANALARRPNLPRTLRRRASLAFVLAAACVSLPACSDTQPVVRPGEDAAAPPQTRPSGVLPPPSELYGELFTAVQTQQIYPDQKTFVDTTPDADAATIMRLYAQQKDAPGFSLRDFVTQHFKPPVDAVVTPPANQTLRAHIDWLWPHLTRTTEGASPNGSLITLPKPYVVPGGRFREGYYWDSYFTMLGLQEAGREDLVDDMLDNFAHLIDTVGHVPNGNRTYYASRSQPPFFAYMVELAAEKEGNGVYQKYLPALRKEYAYWMQGETGTARGAATAHVVTMPDGAVLNRYWDASATPRDESYLEDVQTAKSAAGRPAPEVWRDLRAGAESGWDFSSRWLGDGKTLATIRTTAIVPIDLNSLMYHLEKTIVTGCTVTHDAACVADFSARASRRDAAINHWLWNANGYYGDYDWQLGQPRDGLTAAALYPLFAGVATPDHAISTAQHVRDTLLQPGGLATTTQNTGQQWDAPNGWAPLQWIAIEGLSRYGERPLADEIGQRFLKGVKGVYASEGKLVEKYVVEGSGVGGGGGGEYPLQDGFGWTNGVTAKLLDRYGQ, encoded by the coding sequence ATGGCCGTCATTCCAGCCCGACACGAGTCGAACCCTTCTCCGGAAGCCGCATTCGATCGCACAGCGAAACATTTCGCCGCGAACGCCCTCGCGCGCCGACCGAACCTGCCGCGCACGCTGCGCCGCCGCGCCAGCCTCGCCTTCGTGCTGGCCGCAGCCTGCGTCTCGCTGCCGGCCTGCTCCGACACGCAGCCCGTGGTGCGCCCCGGCGAGGACGCCGCCGCGCCGCCGCAGACGCGCCCGAGCGGCGTGCTGCCGCCGCCCAGCGAGCTGTACGGTGAACTGTTCACCGCCGTGCAGACCCAGCAGATCTATCCCGACCAGAAGACCTTCGTCGACACCACGCCCGATGCCGACGCGGCCACCATCATGCGGCTCTACGCGCAGCAGAAGGACGCGCCGGGCTTCTCGCTGCGCGACTTCGTCACCCAGCACTTCAAGCCGCCGGTCGACGCGGTGGTCACGCCGCCGGCGAACCAGACGCTGCGCGCGCATATCGACTGGTTGTGGCCGCACCTGACGCGCACCACCGAGGGCGCCTCGCCCAACGGCTCGCTGATCACGCTGCCCAAGCCCTACGTGGTGCCGGGCGGGCGCTTCCGCGAGGGCTACTACTGGGACAGCTACTTCACGATGCTGGGCCTGCAGGAAGCCGGCCGCGAGGACCTGGTCGACGACATGCTCGACAACTTCGCGCACCTGATCGATACCGTCGGCCATGTGCCGAACGGCAATCGCACCTACTACGCGAGCCGCTCGCAGCCGCCGTTCTTCGCCTACATGGTGGAGCTGGCCGCCGAGAAGGAAGGCAACGGCGTCTATCAGAAATACCTGCCGGCGCTGCGCAAGGAGTACGCGTACTGGATGCAGGGCGAGACCGGCACGGCGCGCGGCGCGGCCACCGCGCACGTGGTGACGATGCCCGACGGCGCGGTCCTGAACCGCTACTGGGATGCGAGCGCGACGCCGCGCGACGAGTCCTACCTGGAGGACGTGCAGACCGCGAAGTCGGCGGCTGGCCGGCCGGCTCCGGAAGTCTGGCGCGACCTGCGCGCGGGCGCCGAGAGCGGCTGGGATTTCAGTTCGCGCTGGCTCGGCGACGGCAAGACGCTGGCGACCATCCGCACCACCGCGATCGTGCCGATCGACCTGAACAGCCTGATGTACCACCTCGAGAAGACCATCGTGACGGGCTGCACGGTCACGCACGACGCGGCCTGCGTGGCCGACTTCTCGGCGCGCGCGTCGCGCCGCGACGCGGCGATCAATCACTGGCTGTGGAACGCGAACGGTTATTACGGCGACTACGACTGGCAGCTCGGCCAGCCGCGCGACGGCCTCACCGCGGCCGCGCTGTACCCGCTGTTCGCCGGCGTGGCCACGCCGGATCATGCGATCTCGACCGCCCAGCACGTGCGCGACACGCTGCTGCAACCGGGCGGGCTGGCCACCACCACGCAGAACACCGGGCAGCAATGGGACGCGCCGAACGGCTGGGCGCCGCTGCAGTGGATCGCCATCGAGGGGCTGTCGCGCTACGGCGAACGGCCGCTCGCCGACGAGATCGGCCAGCGTTTCCTGAAGGGCGTGAAGGGCGTCTACGCGAGCGAGGGCAAGCTGGTCGAGAAGTATGTGGTGGAAGGCTCCGGCGTGGGCGGCGGTGGCGGCGGCGAGTACCCGCTGCAGGACGGCTTCGGCTGGACCAATGGCGTGACCGCGAAGCTGCTCGATCGTTACGGGCAGTGA
- a CDS encoding ABC transporter permease → MLTTSPPGAADAAPSTRAGAAIPVPRRGGLRPLAGMLRWLVVAVLTVAVALPLGFILFQSLLSAPFFDANRSFGLDGFRFIFSDPDFWSAVRNSFTIAGGMLFISIPLGGILAFLMVRTDLPGRRWLEPLLLTPVFVSPMVLAFGYVVAAGPVGFYSVWFKELTGLQTLPWQIYSIAAITLIVGLTHVPHVYLYASAALRNLGSDVEEAARVTGARPFRVALDVSLPMTMPALLFAGVLVFFLGFEVFGLPLVLGDPEGHLVLATYLYKLTNKLGVPSYHLMAAVAICIVAITFPLVLLQRRLLRSANRFVTVKGKAGRATVLPLGGWRWLALAIVIAWLALTVVVPISGIVLRAFVTNWGEGVALAEVLTLANFVELFEQDNLVRAILNTLGIGVIGGALAIGFYTLVAFAGHRRHDWATRLLDYLVLLPRAVPGLLAGLAFLWIFLFVPGLRELKNSMWSIWVAYTVVWLAYGMRLIQSALLQVGPELEEAGRSVGASRARVSLDVTLPLVRFGLLAAWLLIFMIFEREYSTAVYLLSPGTEVIGALLVSLWATGAVDQVAALSVINIAMVGAGLGVALRFGVKLHG, encoded by the coding sequence ATGCTCACCACCAGTCCTCCCGGTGCCGCCGACGCGGCGCCATCCACGCGCGCCGGCGCCGCGATTCCCGTGCCGCGCCGCGGCGGCCTCAGGCCGCTGGCCGGCATGCTGCGCTGGCTCGTGGTCGCGGTGCTGACCGTCGCGGTCGCGCTGCCGCTCGGCTTCATCCTGTTCCAGAGCTTGCTGTCGGCGCCGTTCTTCGACGCCAATCGCAGCTTCGGCCTGGACGGCTTCCGCTTCATCTTCAGCGATCCCGACTTCTGGTCGGCGGTGCGCAATTCCTTCACGATCGCGGGCGGCATGCTGTTCATCTCGATCCCGCTGGGCGGCATCCTGGCCTTCCTGATGGTGCGCACCGACCTGCCGGGGCGCCGCTGGCTCGAACCGCTGCTGCTCACGCCGGTGTTCGTCTCGCCGATGGTGCTGGCCTTCGGCTACGTGGTGGCGGCCGGCCCGGTGGGCTTCTACTCGGTCTGGTTCAAGGAACTGACGGGCCTGCAGACGCTGCCCTGGCAGATCTACTCGATTGCCGCGATCACGCTGATCGTCGGCCTGACCCACGTGCCGCACGTCTACCTGTATGCCTCGGCGGCGCTGCGCAACCTCGGCTCGGACGTCGAGGAAGCCGCGCGCGTGACGGGCGCCCGGCCGTTTCGCGTGGCGCTCGACGTGAGCCTGCCGATGACCATGCCGGCCCTGCTGTTCGCCGGCGTGCTGGTGTTCTTCCTCGGCTTCGAGGTGTTCGGGCTGCCGCTGGTGCTGGGCGATCCGGAAGGCCACCTGGTGCTGGCCACCTACCTCTACAAGCTCACCAACAAGCTCGGCGTGCCGTCCTACCACCTGATGGCGGCGGTGGCGATCTGCATCGTCGCGATCACCTTCCCGCTGGTGCTGCTGCAGCGCCGCCTGCTCAGGAGCGCGAACCGTTTCGTCACGGTCAAGGGCAAGGCCGGGCGCGCCACCGTGCTGCCGCTGGGCGGCTGGCGGTGGCTGGCGCTGGCGATCGTGATCGCCTGGCTGGCGCTGACCGTGGTGGTGCCGATCTCGGGCATCGTGCTGCGTGCCTTCGTCACCAACTGGGGCGAGGGCGTGGCGCTGGCCGAGGTGCTCACGCTGGCCAACTTCGTCGAGCTGTTCGAGCAGGACAACCTGGTGCGCGCGATCCTCAACACGCTCGGCATCGGCGTGATCGGCGGCGCGCTGGCGATCGGCTTCTACACGCTGGTGGCCTTCGCCGGGCATCGCCGCCACGACTGGGCCACGCGCCTGCTCGACTACCTGGTGCTGCTGCCGCGCGCGGTGCCGGGGCTGCTGGCGGGCCTGGCCTTCCTGTGGATCTTCCTGTTCGTGCCGGGCCTGCGCGAGTTGAAGAACTCGATGTGGAGCATCTGGGTGGCCTACACCGTGGTCTGGCTCGCTTACGGCATGCGCCTGATCCAGAGCGCGCTACTGCAGGTCGGCCCGGAACTGGAGGAAGCCGGCCGCAGTGTCGGCGCGAGCCGCGCGCGCGTCTCGCTCGACGTCACCCTGCCGCTGGTGCGCTTCGGCCTGCTGGCCGCCTGGCTGCTGATCTTCATGATCTTCGAGCGCGAATACTCGACCGCCGTCTACCTGCTCTCGCCGGGGACCGAGGTGATCGGCGCGCTGCTGGTCTCGCTGTGGGCAACCGGCGCCGTCGACCAGGTGGCCGCCCTGTCCGTCATCAACATCGCGATGGTCGGCGCCGGTCTCGGCGTGGCCCTGCGTTTCGGAGTCAAACTTCATGGATAA
- a CDS encoding DUF3564 family protein: MRLTIRINASSQPTSRQASYAVLWVDTDEQLWSREAHQGIDLPQWGKVKHVEGAVALCAADGDEALCRLQGLSIDRVMGVAADAGQGTALLGSSSSDGAWHLQAVDRCATQSENRGFTVVR, from the coding sequence ATGCGCCTCACGATACGGATCAACGCAAGCAGCCAACCCACTTCGCGCCAAGCCTCGTATGCGGTGCTGTGGGTCGACACCGACGAGCAGCTCTGGTCGCGCGAGGCGCATCAGGGCATCGATCTGCCGCAATGGGGGAAGGTGAAGCATGTCGAGGGCGCGGTCGCGCTCTGCGCGGCCGACGGCGACGAAGCGCTGTGCCGGTTGCAGGGCCTGTCGATCGATCGCGTGATGGGCGTCGCCGCCGATGCCGGCCAGGGCACCGCGCTGCTCGGCAGCAGCAGCTCCGACGGCGCATGGCACCTGCAGGCCGTCGATCGCTGCGCGACGCAATCGGAGAACCGCGGCTTCACCGTGGTTCGCTGA